One window from the genome of Salvia miltiorrhiza cultivar Shanhuang (shh) chromosome 7, IMPLAD_Smil_shh, whole genome shotgun sequence encodes:
- the LOC130993374 gene encoding GDSL esterase/lipase At4g10955-like produces the protein MACESQIFSLSGPSFLTAVDWNNSGHRRSVAASLVQGVYTLENDRRQNRQALAPPWWHSFNFRLVQILVDNHDVSHFGAVFEFLNHLSGSGAGPPQYVIAFRGTIPKPGNREEDFKLDLHLLINDLQKSSRFQMGLETACQIVQHAGPAKVWLAGHSLGSSLALVVGREMAKTMGLHLETYLFNPPFIAPPIERLANEKLKLGLRFANSLVTAGLAAATRRNDGRETEPFALLCAWVPYLFINTADPICSEYVGYFKHREDMESIGAGKIGRLATKHSIGSVLSSAVGKEREPLHLIPSAYLTLNLTPPSNFREAHGICQWWAHDLLLDYKYYQHK, from the exons ATGGCGTGTGAGAGTCAAATCTTCAGCCTGAGTGGACCTTCATTTCTAACCGCTGTTGATTG GAACAACTCCGGGCACAGAAGGTCGGTGGCGGCCAGCTTGGTCCAGGGAGTTTACACCCTCGAAAACGACCGGCGACAGAACCGGCAAGCCCTGGCCCCTCCCTGGTGGCACTCTTTCAACTTCCGACTAGTCCAGATTCTTGTAGACAACCACGACGTCTCACATTTCGGCGCCGTCTTCGAGTTCCTCAACCATCTCAGCGGGAGTGGGGCGGGGCCGCCGCAATACGTGATCGCCTTCCGCGGCACCATCCCCAAGCCCGGAAACCGCGAGGAGGATTTCAAGCTGGACCTTCACCTGCTCATCAACGACCTCCAAAAAAGCAGCCGCTTCCAAATGGGGCTGGAAACCGCGTGCCAGATCGTGCAGCACGCGGGTCCCGCAAAGGTGTGGCTGGCGGGGCACTCCTTAGGATCATCCCTGGCGCTGGTGGTGGGAAGAGAAATGGCCAAGACCATGGGACTCCATCTGGAGACCTACTTGTTCAATCCACCCTTCATCGCTCCCCCCATCGAGCGCCTCGCCAACGAGAAGCTCAAGCTCGGCCTGAGGTTCGCTAACAGCCTCGTCACCGCCGGCTTGGCTGCTGCTACGCGAAGGAATGATGGTAGGGAAACTGAGCCCTTTGCCCTGCTGTGTGCGTGGGTTCCCTACTTGTTCATCAACACAGCCGATCCGATTTGTTCGGAATATGTAGGGTATTTCAAGCACAGGGAGGATATGGAGTCCATTGGGGCGGGGAAGATTGGGAGGCTTGCCACCAAGCATTCCATTGGGAGCGTTTTGTCGAGTGCGGTAGGGAAGGAGCGTGAACCACTGCATCTCATTCCCTCTGCTTATCTCACTCTCAACCTTACTCCTCCCTCCAATTTTAGGGAGGCTCATGGGATTTGCCAATGGTGGGCCCACGATTTGCTCTTGGACTACAAGTATTACCAACACAAATGA
- the LOC130993378 gene encoding uncharacterized protein At5g43822-like, with amino-acid sequence MDSIVKKYQQRFQKIREEMNRWEELQSQLISQFSNASSIIKRLQVIRDSQNYGALRCVEGIESVLLAKQMDSLQIIFVSIKKSRDCEGTLIPAAGIRCGYSGTRIGEEGRVRVPFSAVFVPRRKMLMDE; translated from the exons ATGGACTCAATAGTGAAAAAATATCAGCAACGATTTCAGAAAATTAGGGAGGAGATGAACCGGTGGGAAGAGCTCCAGTCTCAGCTGATTTCCCAATTCTCTAATGCATCTTCCATCATCAAGAGGTTgcag GTTATCCGAGATTCGCAAAACTATGGAGCTTTGAGATGTGTTGAGGGCATAGAAAGTGTTTTGTTGGCAAAACAGATGGATTCCCTCCAAATCATCTTCGTCTCCATCAAAAAATCGCgggactgtgagggtaccctcatacccgcagcgggtatccgctgcgggtattcgggtacccgcatcggggaagagggtcgggtgagggtgccGTTTTCGGCGGTTTtcgtcccgcgg AGGAAAATGTTGATGGATGAATGA
- the LOC130993376 gene encoding protein BOBBER 2-like isoform X2, protein MAILSDYEEAEKKPAPSAKKQFSASLDPSNPLGFLENVLEFIARESDLFKSDSLVNDVNAAVRMVKNKVEAEDRKRKELKIEENGKAEKKFKEEATAVPPPSAEKDDMTNKKPKEERERVNEVQQNNGPQAPNQANGLDMDKYSWGQSLQEVNITVPVPPGTKSRFIACEIKKNHLKVGIKGQTPVIDGDLFQSVKVDDCFWSLEDQKSISILLTKQNQMEWWKYLVKGEPEIDTQKAEPENSKLSDLDPETRSTVEKMMHPEMDFSRAKIN, encoded by the exons ATGGCGATACTCTCCGATTACGAGGAAGCAGAGAAGAAGCCGGCTCCGTCGGCGAAGAAGCAGTTTAGCGCTTCTCTCGATCCGTCGAATCCACTAGGGTTTTTGGAGAATGTTTTGGAGTTCATCGCGAGGGAAAGCGATTTGTTCAAGAGCGATTCTCTAGTAAACGATGTTAATGCAGCGGTGAGGATGGT AAAGAATAAAGTTGAGGCTGAGGACAGGAAGAGGAAAGAATTGAAAATCGAAGAGAACGGCAAGGCGGAGAAGAAGTTTAAGGAGGAGGCGACGGCGGTCCCGCCGCCCTCGGCTGAAAAGGACGATATGACGAACAAGAAGCCTAAGGAGGAAAGAGAACGGGTTAATGAAGTGCAACAGAATAATGGGCCTCAAg CTCCTAACCAAGCCAATGGCCTTGATATGGACAAATACTCTTGGGGTCAATCGTTGCAAGAGGTTAACATCACTGTTCCTGTCCCTCCTGGAACCAAATCAAGGTTCATCGCATgcgaaatcaagaagaatcATCTTAAAGTTGGAATAAAGGGGCAGACACCGGTCATTGAT GGTGACCTTTTCCAATCGGTCAAGGTTGATGATTGTTTCTGGAGTTTAG AGGATCAGAAATCTATTTCCATTCTCCTAACAAAGCAAAACCAGATGGAATGGTGGAAGTACTTGGTGAAGGGTGAGCCAGAGATTGATACACAGAAAGCGGAACCTGAGAACAGTAAACTGTCGGACCTGGACCCTGAGACACGTTCAACTGTGGAGAAAATGATG CATCCGGAAATGGACTTTTCAAGGGCGAAGATCAACTAG
- the LOC130993377 gene encoding uncharacterized protein LOC130993377 isoform X3 produces the protein MAFPILNLSRTSLKTFVFTALVNMSANCSSDRMKGSSMIPLSSFSLMKCRSISTCLVLSCCTGFSDILIAALLSQKSRLPLLGGKPISGHYFLFFASPCDQVSSNEDTGQFSKLPPYAPSGVCA, from the exons atGGCATTTCCGATACTTAACTTGTCCAGAACTTCTCTGAAGACTTTTGTGTTTACAGCCTTAGTCAATATGTCAGCCAACTGTTCATCCGATCGTATGAAAGGAAGTTCAATGATCCCACTATCGAGCTTCTCTTTGATGAAATGCCGATCGATCTCCACGTGTTTGGTTCTGTCGTGTTGTACGGGATTTTCAGATATACTAATCGCAGCTTTATTGTCACAGAAGAGCCGACTTCCCCTTCTTGGAGGAAAGCCAATCTCT GGCCACTACTTTCTGTTTTTTGCTTCTCCATGTGACCAAGTTTCCTCCAACGAAG ATACCGGACAATTCTCAAAGCTGCCTCCATATGCTCCTTCTGGGGTTTGTGCATAA
- the LOC130993377 gene encoding uncharacterized protein LOC130993377 isoform X1: MAFPILNLSRTSLKTFVFTALVNMSANCSSDRMKGSSMIPLSSFSLMKCRSISTCLVLSCCTGFSDILIAALLSQKSRLPLLGGKPISGHYFLFFASPCDQVSSNEGKISGGRFPIIWVTGPICVCKPVNFQIFLFFKQNPIISGSFQIPDNSQSCLHMLLLGFVHKLTYYSNCICDVGPCMGEIDEFPNKALVYTRVAQFLQVSQGHTFFVSGRFPFSTLKSQFQGSTSEIQGLSFQIPGTSFSSGLLSLQHRLL; encoded by the exons atGGCATTTCCGATACTTAACTTGTCCAGAACTTCTCTGAAGACTTTTGTGTTTACAGCCTTAGTCAATATGTCAGCCAACTGTTCATCCGATCGTATGAAAGGAAGTTCAATGATCCCACTATCGAGCTTCTCTTTGATGAAATGCCGATCGATCTCCACGTGTTTGGTTCTGTCGTGTTGTACGGGATTTTCAGATATACTAATCGCAGCTTTATTGTCACAGAAGAGCCGACTTCCCCTTCTTGGAGGAAAGCCAATCTCT GGCCACTACTTTCTGTTTTTTGCTTCTCCATGTGACCAAGTTTCCTCCAACGAAGGTAAAATATCCGGCGGTAGATTTCCTATCATTTGGGTTACTGGCCCAATCTGCGTCTGTAAACCCGTCAACTTCCAAATCTTCCTTTTTTTCAAGCAAAATCCCATAATCAGTGGTTCCTTTCAGATACCGGACAATTCTCAAAGCTGCCTCCATATGCTCCTTCTGGGGTTTGTGCATAAACTGACTTACTATTCCAACTGCATATGTGATGTCGGGCCGTGTATGGGAGAGATAGATGAGTTTCCCAACAAGGCGCTG GTTTACACTCGAGTAGCCCAGTTTCTGCAAGTAAGTCAAGGACATACTTTCTTTGTCTCAGGAAGATTCCCCTTTTCGACCTTAAAATCTCAATTCCAAGGAAGTACTTCAGAGATCCAAGgtctttcatttcaaattccAGGAACAAGTTTTTCTTCAGGTTTACTATCTCTTCAACATCGTCTCCTGTGA
- the LOC130993376 gene encoding protein BOBBER 2-like isoform X1, translating into MAILSDYEEAEKKPAPSAKKQFSASLDPSNPLGFLENVLEFIARESDLFKSDSLVNDVNAAVRMVKNKVEAEDRKRKELKIEENGKAEKKFKEEATAVPPPSAEKDDMTNKKPKEERERVNEVQQNNGPQAPNQANGLDMDKYSWGQSLQEVNITVPVPPGTKSRFIACEIKKNHLKVGIKGQTPVIDGDLFQSVKVDDCFWSLEDQKSISILLTKQNQMEWWKYLVKGEPEIDTQKAEPENSKLSDLDPETRSTVEKMMFDQRQKQMGLPTSDEMQKQEVLKKFMAEHPEMDFSRAKIN; encoded by the exons ATGGCGATACTCTCCGATTACGAGGAAGCAGAGAAGAAGCCGGCTCCGTCGGCGAAGAAGCAGTTTAGCGCTTCTCTCGATCCGTCGAATCCACTAGGGTTTTTGGAGAATGTTTTGGAGTTCATCGCGAGGGAAAGCGATTTGTTCAAGAGCGATTCTCTAGTAAACGATGTTAATGCAGCGGTGAGGATGGT AAAGAATAAAGTTGAGGCTGAGGACAGGAAGAGGAAAGAATTGAAAATCGAAGAGAACGGCAAGGCGGAGAAGAAGTTTAAGGAGGAGGCGACGGCGGTCCCGCCGCCCTCGGCTGAAAAGGACGATATGACGAACAAGAAGCCTAAGGAGGAAAGAGAACGGGTTAATGAAGTGCAACAGAATAATGGGCCTCAAg CTCCTAACCAAGCCAATGGCCTTGATATGGACAAATACTCTTGGGGTCAATCGTTGCAAGAGGTTAACATCACTGTTCCTGTCCCTCCTGGAACCAAATCAAGGTTCATCGCATgcgaaatcaagaagaatcATCTTAAAGTTGGAATAAAGGGGCAGACACCGGTCATTGAT GGTGACCTTTTCCAATCGGTCAAGGTTGATGATTGTTTCTGGAGTTTAG AGGATCAGAAATCTATTTCCATTCTCCTAACAAAGCAAAACCAGATGGAATGGTGGAAGTACTTGGTGAAGGGTGAGCCAGAGATTGATACACAGAAAGCGGAACCTGAGAACAGTAAACTGTCGGACCTGGACCCTGAGACACGTTCAACTGTGGAGAAAATGATG TTTGACCAACGGCAAAAACAAATGGGGCTTCCAACTAGTGATGAGATGCAGAAGCAAGAGGTTTTGAAGAAGTTCATGGCTGAG CATCCGGAAATGGACTTTTCAAGGGCGAAGATCAACTAG
- the LOC130993377 gene encoding uncharacterized protein LOC130993377 isoform X2, translating into MAFPILNLSRTSLKTFVFTALVNMSANCSSDRMKGSSMIPLSSFSLMKCRSISTCLVLSCCTGFSDILIAALLSQKSRLPLLGGKPISVSNLRSHKISVIPLFTPLNSASALDRATTFCFLLLHVTKFPPTKIPDNSQSCLHMLLLGFVHKLTYYSNCICDVGPCMGEIDEFPNKALVYTRVAQFLQVSQGHTFFVSGRFPFSTLKSQFQGSTSEIQGLSFQIPGTSFSSGLLSLQHRLL; encoded by the exons atGGCATTTCCGATACTTAACTTGTCCAGAACTTCTCTGAAGACTTTTGTGTTTACAGCCTTAGTCAATATGTCAGCCAACTGTTCATCCGATCGTATGAAAGGAAGTTCAATGATCCCACTATCGAGCTTCTCTTTGATGAAATGCCGATCGATCTCCACGTGTTTGGTTCTGTCGTGTTGTACGGGATTTTCAGATATACTAATCGCAGCTTTATTGTCACAGAAGAGCCGACTTCCCCTTCTTGGAGGAAAGCCAATCTCTGTGAGCAATCTCCGAAGCCACAAGATTTCAGTTATCCCACTTTTTACTCCTCTGAATTCTGCCTCTGCACTTGATAGGGCCACTACTTTCTGTTTTTTGCTTCTCCATGTGACCAAGTTTCCTCCAACGAAG ATACCGGACAATTCTCAAAGCTGCCTCCATATGCTCCTTCTGGGGTTTGTGCATAAACTGACTTACTATTCCAACTGCATATGTGATGTCGGGCCGTGTATGGGAGAGATAGATGAGTTTCCCAACAAGGCGCTG GTTTACACTCGAGTAGCCCAGTTTCTGCAAGTAAGTCAAGGACATACTTTCTTTGTCTCAGGAAGATTCCCCTTTTCGACCTTAAAATCTCAATTCCAAGGAAGTACTTCAGAGATCCAAGgtctttcatttcaaattccAGGAACAAGTTTTTCTTCAGGTTTACTATCTCTTCAACATCGTCTCCTGTGA